In Bacillus weihaiensis, the genomic stretch GTGTATTTAATTGTTGACTAAATATGATTTATACGTACTTATGCATCCCTCTTGATTACTTTCACTCTTCAAAGGAGAAAAAAAGGCTGACACGATCTAATCAGCCACTTTCCTTAGTATGTTACTTTCTTCCTCATAAAATAAACACTAACTCCAAGCTTTTGACAAATTGTCACATAATGCATAAGCATGAGAAGTACAGCCCCCAAGTTCATACCTAGGATAATTCCTTTCATTTGCATCGATTCAATCGAGCCTAATATATACATCATGCTAAAGGAAATAATATGTGACCATATTGTATGGAAAAGCGCTTCCTTTACAAGTCCTAAGCCAATCAAATAAGCCTGCATTGGAATGACAAAGAAGTGAAAAAGAAAATATGGCCATAGTAGTTTTAAGTAAAAGGCTGAGCTTGATGAGTCAAAGAATAAATGCGTTAATGGTTCAGCAAAAAGATACATGATAATAATCGAAATGGAGCCATATACAAAAGTGATATACATTGATTGCTTTAATAACCGAATGAGCTTCGGATAATCGTGGTTAGCATAGGATTCTGACACATTTGGTATTAACATGATCATGAGAGAATGTCCTATGAAGGCTGGGAAAAAGCCAATCGACATGGCAACTCCAGCTAATAAACCATAATGCTCTGTAGCCATGACACTTGAAAACCCAGAAGCAATTAATGCTGTTTTTACTAAAAAAGGCTGGATAGCATGTGTTAGTGAATGAAATAAACGTAAGCCAGTAGTGGGAAACGAAACAGAAAATAGCGCCTTTCTAACGCTTCGTCCACTTATTTTAGACACCTTTCCCTTTTTTAACGATTGATATTCAATGATATAAACCGCAACTAAGTAGGTACATATAAGGAGCTCACTGCCAATAAGTGAAGCTAATGCAATTAATAGGGCTGAATCTAAATGAAACGAAAAGCTCTGGAACAGCCAAAATAAGAATACGAGCTGAATCACTTTTTTTATAAAATTTGTAATCGCAATTTTCCCCATATGTTGTACCCCGATAAAATAGCCCTTCGCAATAGAGGAAAAAGAAACAATCGGAATAAGCAAGATAAATAACCATTTAACATATGGGTGATAACCATTAAATAACTCGAGATTAGGAAAGATAATCAAAGCAAGTGTAGTAATCACTATCGTTAAGAAAACTGTGATGAATAGAGTATGTCGTAGCATTGAATAATGAGTTTCCTGTTTTTTTTCAGCAATAAACTTTGAGATAGAGATCGGTAGCTCTAGACTAGCTAAGATGACGATTAAAAAGATAATCGGCAGGATCGACATATATAAGCCCATCCCTTCTTCACCTAGCTCTCTTGCTAAAATCATATTAATAAAAAATTCTAAGCATTCACTAAAAAAAGCAGCAATTACTAGCATTAACGTTCCTTTTACAAATGAATTCATGATGTCGTCCCCTCATTTAAACTAGTCCATAGTTAAACGGTATGAGACAAGTCATGAATTTACGACAGGAAATTTTTAAGTTCTTATTCATTTATCATCTTTAAGCGCTTGCACTTTTACAACCCCTGTAGTTAATCGATTACACCGGATTCTGATATAATTACCTCAGGGATAATTTCTACAGTTAACTCAGGTATCCTTTCTCGCCAATTATCCAACTTGAATGACCTTGATTGTGAGCGTATTTCTTCTCCAATTCCGATTGGATCAATAGTTAATTCCTTAAAATACTCTATTAATGCTTCCGTTTCTGTTTTCATTTCTTGTTCAAATGTTTTTTCGACTTTGTCCGTCACTTCAGGAGTTATCTTCTTTCCAGTGTATTCGTGAATATATCCCTCAAGATAAACTTCTAATTGTACTTTAAGAGGCTCAGTAGAAACAACATTTAGCTTCATTGAAGATACGATACTTTTAATTCCCGCTGCTTCTCCATCTTCTAGCTTTAATTTATAAGCACCTTTTGTATATTGATCTGTAAGAACCTTAAAAAAAAGTAATTTATCATTAGGTATTTCACCAACAACCTTTTTATGATCAAATAAAGCTAACCCATCAATTTCAACAGCACCATTCTCTTCATTTTTTTTTATTATTGGTAAAAACATATCCTGTCCCTTGGAATAGTACTGGTAAAGGAACAGATGTAAATTGGTTCTAGGAAGATCCTGGTTTAATTTATTATGTAGAATTAAGTTTGATATATATCTAGAAGCACCCTGATTTGCAAATTCACCTTCTAAAACCTCCTTAGCATCTCCTCGTGTAACCGCTAATAAGAGTCTTGCACCAATTGAAGCGTCTCGTTGTAAAGTATCCACTAATTCGGTAATTCCCCTTTTACCAAGACCTTCACCAAATAGTACGATATCAATTTTCCCTAGTACAAGTGGATCAGGAGATTTTTTTTGAAGATTGGAAAGAATGTCTCTACTAAGTTCAGATTCATCTGTAATGATGTAATCAGCTACTGGTTGATCTTTAAGATACGTATTGATTACAGCAGAGCCTCTAATATTGCCTTCATCCGTTAAGTCAAAGCCAGTCCCTGTAACAAGATTAATATCATCCAGGATTTCTTTCTCAACACATCCTGCAAGAAAACTCAGTGAAATAATTACTAGAAGAAGTCTTCTTTGTGTCATGCCTTATTCTCCTTTACTTTACGACTAATCCACGTCACTACAAACATAAAAGGAATATAGCCAACAATAATGTAAAACCCAACCTCACCAACAACGTCATTAAGTAGACTTATTTGTTCTCGCGTTTTAGAAAGTGTATTGGTTAACAATGCGATTAGCAAAATTACAACCAAAGTGTATTTTTGATTAAATTTGAACGCATCCTTTAAACATCTACTTGCACACCACAGTGACAAGCAAACATTTGGTAAAATAATTAAACACCAGTTGGCGATTCCAATATATTCAAATCTTTCCACAAAAGGAAATTCGACAATTTTCCAAATTGTAAGTGTGGCCCACACATTTTTTTGTAATTGTTCCTCACTAAAATAAATAAGGGAAATGATGATCACCAATGTATAGATAAATGTACTAAACACAACAGCTAAATGAGCCCACTTCTTTGATTTTTCTATATTTTTGATAAATGGATAAAAAACAAGCAATGCTTCAAACCCGATAATTGTTAAAGACATATGTTTTGTAGAGATTGCTATATCCTTTACGGAATGATTAAAAATCGGCAAAAGATTACTAAAATCTGAAAACTGAATTGGGAATAAAAACGTAAATAATAAATACATTGGTAAAACTATTCCAAAGAAAGAAATACCTGCAACGACTCGGAACCCTCCACTTATGATATAAAAAACGAGCAGTAAAAAGAAAATAGAAAAGATCCACACATTCAAGTCAGGGAACATCCATACTTCAACTATTTCTATATATGTCCGCAAAACGGTAATAGCTCCAAAACCAAAATATAATGCTAAGATTAGACTAAAAAACCCACCTACCCACTTACCTAGAACCTCTTTATGAAGAGTAATAATATTCCCATTGGAATGACGAAGTGTTCTATAGATCATCCATAAGGATATATGAACGATGAAACCGGCTAGTATGACTGCGATCCATGCATCATTTCCAGATTTCTCGGCTACTATTCGCTGATACCCAAGTACCCCAACTCCAAATTGAAGAGAATGGATTAAATAGAACACTAAAAAGTGAGATACTTGAAATCGCTCTGCAATTCTAATCATGTTCGTTCACCTCACCTCACTTACTCATCAATATCCTTATTTTTACGAGCATTTTTAGCAGAGAATCGCTTCGGCTTTTCTGTACGAAGTTGTTGTGGTCGTTTGGACATTAACGAGAAGGGTAATCTTATTAGCGCATCCTTCATGTCAATTGTCCGTGGTGGATAAATTGGCTCTAAGAACGGTCTTCCTAAAGATGTTAATCGCAATAAATGGGTCATTAAAAAGCAAAAACAAAGGACGATTCCTAAGAGCCCCAACCATTCTGCAAAAAAGAGAAATGGAAATCGGAGCATCCTTATCGTATTACCCATTGCATATATAGGCGTTGTAAAGGATGCTAATGCAGATAGAGCAACAATTATTAAAAGAATATTACTTGTTAAACCGGCTTCAACAGATGCTGTTCCAATGACAATCCCACCAACGATACCAATTGTTTGACCAACCTTTGTAGGTAGTCGTGCTCCTGCTTCACGTAACAATTCAATCGTTAATTCTAAGAAGAGCGCCTCTAATATTGGAGGGAGAGGCACTTCTCTTCTCGAAGAAATCAACGTATTTAAAAGATCATTTGGAATTAATTCATAATGATACGTTAAAGTTGCTACATATATTGGCGTTACTAATATAGAAAAAGCAACTGCAAATAAACGAATTAATCGGAAAAAAGAAGCATTTATCCAGTTATAGAAATAATCATCAAAGGCTGAGAAAAATTCAACAAGTGTTGTTGGACCTATTAGTACATGAGGAGATCCATCAACCATTACACCTATTTTCCCTTCCGCTAAAATGGATGAAACTCGATCTGGTCTTTCTGTATCCAATAACTGCGGAAATGGTGAATTATGATTATCTGAAATCATTTGTGTAATAAACGAGCTATCACTAATTTGATCAAATTTAATATCACGAATCCGTTGAATCATTGTATGTACATTTTGTTCATCACAAACATCATCCACATAAAGAACGGCGACCTTTGTTTTTGATAGATCCCCCACATTCAATTCATACACTCTTAATTTCTCATTCGTAATTCTTTTTCGAATTAAATTAATATTCGATTCTAAGGATTCAACAAATGCTTCTTTAGGACCAACAACACTGAATTCAACTTCTGGTAGTGACACATCACGCGCTTTATTAATGGTTGCCTTAATTAGAGCACTAGGAAGTCCATACTCGCTTAAACTGATCACAATATAGCCTGCTAAGAGCTTTTCTTTAATAACGTCCGTATCAATTGTAATGATTATATTCTCTACTGGGATGGATTTTTTTAAGTCCTCTAGCTTATCCCACTTATCTGACTTAACAATCGGTAAAATACTCTGTTCAAATGTTTTTAAATCTACAAGCGTACGAATATACGAAACCCAATATTTTACCTTATCCGTATCGGCTTCATACTGGACAAAATCGGAGGATGTCCTAAACCGAGCAATAAGCTGGACTAGTGTTGGCTTTTCATCTCCACCCTCATAGGTCATTTTATTCACTCATAACACCCCGCACTTCCATTTTAAAGCTTTTTATATCTTGCCCCATTGTGGAGAATAATTATGCAAAAATTGGGTTTAAGGGGGAAGAACAAATTTTTTTGATTGCTGTTACATGTGGTTGTTGTTCATTTATCTTAAAAACATCCCCTTGTGACAAACAGACTGAAACCTCGTTAACAAGCTATTTACAAAGGAGTCTCTGCTCTGCTCTGCCCTGCCCTTCCATTCCTATCAAAAATACATCGTTATTCACCTGTCGATACAGCATATCTTTCTTTTATAGTAGGAGAGATTTTTTTAATCTCATAAAATGGTTTGATAAGTACACACAAAAAAACGTGAATTCAAAATGAATTCACGTTTTTCCTAACATGACCTAGCCAAGATCAAGTTATTTTGCGAAACGATGGTTTCCAATCGTTATTGTAACTTCCCTTGATGTAATCCATGTACTTGTAGCTGTTTTTGGATTGTAGAAGTATAATGATCCTTTTCCCATTCCTCTAAAAGCTAAGGCTTCTTTGACCGCTTCTTTTGCTGAAGCGTCAGCTACCTGATTAATTGTCCCATTTTGTACTGGTGAGAACGCAAAATACCCTTGATCTTTTTGGTAAATAACGTCTTTTACAGTATTAGGGAATAAAGAACTATCTACACGATTTAGGACCACAGAAGCTACTGCTACTTTCCCAGCATATGGTTCACCTTTCGCCTCAGAATGTACTAAACGTGCTAACAAATCCATCTCATAAGAAGTTAAAGTGGATGGAATTGTTAACTTTTCACCTACGAACAATAAATGAGACGATTTCTTATTTGTTGACATTAATGTTTGAACAGATACACCATATTTTTTACCTAGTAACCATAATGTATCTCCTGATTGCACTTGATGTGTTGTTGCAGCATTAGCTTTCGTATCAGGAGTGGCCATCGCAGTGAGCGATAAAGCTAATGTTGAAACAGCAACAAGTTTTATAATGAATTTTTTCATCTATTCGTAACCTCCTAAAGGTTCGTAATTTTCGTGTCCGTTTTGACTACATGTACTAGACTAACAGGTTCTAATTTTGATAGCACCCCTCAAATTTTGGTAGAATTGACAAT encodes the following:
- a CDS encoding polysaccharide biosynthesis protein, with protein sequence MNSFVKGTLMLVIAAFFSECLEFFINMILARELGEEGMGLYMSILPIIFLIVILASLELPISISKFIAEKKQETHYSMLRHTLFITVFLTIVITTLALIIFPNLELFNGYHPYVKWLFILLIPIVSFSSIAKGYFIGVQHMGKIAITNFIKKVIQLVFLFWLFQSFSFHLDSALLIALASLIGSELLICTYLVAVYIIEYQSLKKGKVSKISGRSVRKALFSVSFPTTGLRLFHSLTHAIQPFLVKTALIASGFSSVMATEHYGLLAGVAMSIGFFPAFIGHSLMIMLIPNVSESYANHDYPKLIRLLKQSMYITFVYGSISIIIMYLFAEPLTHLFFDSSSSAFYLKLLWPYFLFHFFVIPMQAYLIGLGLVKEALFHTIWSHIISFSMMYILGSIESMQMKGIILGMNLGAVLLMLMHYVTICQKLGVSVYFMRKKVTY
- a CDS encoding Ger(x)C family spore germination protein; amino-acid sequence: MTQRRLLLVIISLSFLAGCVEKEILDDINLVTGTGFDLTDEGNIRGSAVINTYLKDQPVADYIITDESELSRDILSNLQKKSPDPLVLGKIDIVLFGEGLGKRGITELVDTLQRDASIGARLLLAVTRGDAKEVLEGEFANQGASRYISNLILHNKLNQDLPRTNLHLFLYQYYSKGQDMFLPIIKKNEENGAVEIDGLALFDHKKVVGEIPNDKLLFFKVLTDQYTKGAYKLKLEDGEAAGIKSIVSSMKLNVVSTEPLKVQLEVYLEGYIHEYTGKKITPEVTDKVEKTFEQEMKTETEALIEYFKELTIDPIGIGEEIRSQSRSFKLDNWRERIPELTVEIIPEVIISESGVID
- a CDS encoding GerAB/ArcD/ProY family transporter, whose amino-acid sequence is MIRIAERFQVSHFLVFYLIHSLQFGVGVLGYQRIVAEKSGNDAWIAVILAGFIVHISLWMIYRTLRHSNGNIITLHKEVLGKWVGGFFSLILALYFGFGAITVLRTYIEIVEVWMFPDLNVWIFSIFFLLLVFYIISGGFRVVAGISFFGIVLPMYLLFTFLFPIQFSDFSNLLPIFNHSVKDIAISTKHMSLTIIGFEALLVFYPFIKNIEKSKKWAHLAVVFSTFIYTLVIIISLIYFSEEQLQKNVWATLTIWKIVEFPFVERFEYIGIANWCLIILPNVCLSLWCASRCLKDAFKFNQKYTLVVILLIALLTNTLSKTREQISLLNDVVGEVGFYIIVGYIPFMFVVTWISRKVKENKA
- a CDS encoding spore germination protein — encoded protein: MTYEGGDEKPTLVQLIARFRTSSDFVQYEADTDKVKYWVSYIRTLVDLKTFEQSILPIVKSDKWDKLEDLKKSIPVENIIITIDTDVIKEKLLAGYIVISLSEYGLPSALIKATINKARDVSLPEVEFSVVGPKEAFVESLESNINLIRKRITNEKLRVYELNVGDLSKTKVAVLYVDDVCDEQNVHTMIQRIRDIKFDQISDSSFITQMISDNHNSPFPQLLDTERPDRVSSILAEGKIGVMVDGSPHVLIGPTTLVEFFSAFDDYFYNWINASFFRLIRLFAVAFSILVTPIYVATLTYHYELIPNDLLNTLISSRREVPLPPILEALFLELTIELLREAGARLPTKVGQTIGIVGGIVIGTASVEAGLTSNILLIIVALSALASFTTPIYAMGNTIRMLRFPFLFFAEWLGLLGIVLCFCFLMTHLLRLTSLGRPFLEPIYPPRTIDMKDALIRLPFSLMSKRPQQLRTEKPKRFSAKNARKNKDIDE
- a CDS encoding cell wall hydrolase, whose translation is MKKFIIKLVAVSTLALSLTAMATPDTKANAATTHQVQSGDTLWLLGKKYGVSVQTLMSTNKKSSHLLFVGEKLTIPSTLTSYEMDLLARLVHSEAKGEPYAGKVAVASVVLNRVDSSLFPNTVKDVIYQKDQGYFAFSPVQNGTINQVADASAKEAVKEALAFRGMGKGSLYFYNPKTATSTWITSREVTITIGNHRFAK